The following coding sequences are from one Hymenobacter sp. DG25A window:
- a CDS encoding acyltransferase family protein, whose protein sequence is MQLVSTPSTAEPGTTARLDPFLSQKLRFWSLVAMVLLVYVHGYNLHPRYLQPWTPVDEPLTVGSLLQYFLANGLLRFRIPILFAISGYLFAHHDAATPHKERVKKRLRTLLVPYLLWSAIGLGMTWAMEQYPYTRQLVLDAALSIFGPQNPLVSGYSPGELLLRWLLLPVPFQLWFLRSLLVYNLAYPWLRKAVERGPKIYFAVAGLLWLLDIGVPPLFEGTGLLFFALGIWLRKRQVDMLTPPRWFRLGLLTAGWLGIVSLKTWLAFYLQQPPFLPMLLLHKTAEALGVLVMWFGADGLVRVAMRQRWFVWLTAFSFMIYVLHVPLVNYATEAALRLWPQQNLLVFLLLPLAIVLVAVLVGAVLRRTMPAVYGLLTGGRGL, encoded by the coding sequence ATGCAGCTCGTTTCCACTCCTTCTACCGCTGAACCCGGCACCACTGCCCGCCTCGACCCTTTTCTAAGCCAGAAGCTTCGCTTTTGGTCCTTGGTGGCCATGGTGCTGCTGGTGTACGTGCACGGGTACAACCTGCATCCGCGCTACCTGCAGCCCTGGACGCCGGTAGACGAGCCGCTGACCGTGGGCTCCTTGCTGCAGTATTTTCTGGCCAATGGGCTGCTGCGCTTCCGCATTCCTATTCTCTTTGCCATTTCCGGCTACCTGTTTGCCCACCACGATGCCGCTACGCCGCATAAAGAGCGGGTGAAAAAGCGCCTGCGCACGCTGCTGGTTCCCTATCTGCTGTGGAGTGCCATTGGCTTGGGCATGACATGGGCTATGGAGCAGTACCCTTATACCCGGCAGCTGGTGCTGGATGCCGCCCTCAGTATTTTCGGCCCGCAAAACCCCTTGGTGAGCGGCTACAGCCCGGGCGAGCTGCTGTTGCGCTGGCTGCTGCTGCCGGTGCCGTTTCAGCTGTGGTTTTTGCGCAGCCTGTTGGTGTATAACCTGGCGTACCCCTGGCTGCGCAAAGCGGTGGAGCGCGGCCCGAAGATTTATTTTGCGGTGGCGGGCTTGCTGTGGCTACTGGATATTGGAGTGCCACCCTTGTTTGAGGGCACCGGTTTACTGTTTTTCGCGCTGGGTATCTGGCTGCGCAAGCGCCAGGTGGATATGCTCACGCCGCCCCGCTGGTTCCGGCTGGGTCTGCTGACGGCCGGGTGGCTGGGCATTGTTTCCCTGAAAACCTGGCTGGCTTTTTACCTGCAACAGCCCCCATTCCTGCCCATGCTGCTGCTGCACAAAACCGCCGAAGCGCTGGGCGTGCTGGTTATGTGGTTTGGGGCCGATGGGCTGGTGCGGGTGGCTATGCGGCAGCGCTGGTTTGTGTGGCTCACGGCCTTTTCCTTCATGATTTATGTCCTGCACGTGCCGCTGGTAAACTACGCCACCGAAGCGGCGCTGCGCCTATGGCCCCAGCAGAACCTACTGGTCTTCCTGTTGCTGCCGCTGGCTATTGTGCTGGTTGCGGTGCTCGTGGGGGCGGTGCTGCGTCGCACCATGCCGGCCGTGTACGGGCTGCTCACGGGTGGGCGGGGGCTGTAG
- the rimO gene encoding 30S ribosomal protein S12 methylthiotransferase RimO, translating to MKVRSQQANKVNVITLGCSKNVVDSEVLMGQLRANQFEVTHEADKSDANIVIINTCGFIDNAKQESIDTILRYADEKEAGKLEKLYVTGCLSQRYKDDLEKEIPQVDAYFGTLELPQLLKTLEADYMHELVGERLLTTPKHYAYFKIAEGCNRPCSFCAIPLMRGKHVDRPIEDLVKEAKRLASMGTKELILIAQDLTYYGLQHYGERKLADLLRNLSDVNGIDWIRMQYAYPSQFPLDALDVMNERSNICKYLDMPLQHISDNMLKTMRRGISKRRTVELVDTIRQRVPGIALRTTLIAGHPGETQQDFEDLYNFVEETRFDRLGIFTYSHEDNTHSYTLEDNVPADVKQDRADQIMELQQGISMELNEQKVGQTYKVLFDRKESGFFVGRTEFDSPEVDNEVLVPANKDTHVRLGDFATVKINEASDFDLYGELVR from the coding sequence ATGAAAGTCAGAAGCCAGCAGGCCAATAAAGTCAACGTCATTACCCTCGGTTGTTCCAAAAATGTTGTCGATTCGGAAGTACTGATGGGCCAATTGCGCGCCAACCAGTTTGAGGTAACGCACGAAGCCGACAAGAGCGACGCCAACATCGTCATCATCAATACCTGCGGCTTCATTGATAACGCCAAGCAGGAAAGCATTGACACCATCCTGCGCTACGCCGATGAAAAAGAGGCTGGCAAGCTGGAAAAGCTCTACGTAACGGGCTGCCTTTCCCAGCGCTACAAGGATGATCTGGAAAAGGAAATTCCGCAGGTAGATGCCTATTTCGGCACCCTGGAACTGCCCCAGCTGCTGAAAACCCTGGAGGCCGACTACATGCACGAGCTGGTGGGTGAGCGGCTGCTGACCACGCCCAAGCACTACGCCTACTTTAAAATTGCCGAAGGCTGCAACCGGCCCTGCTCGTTCTGCGCCATTCCGCTGATGCGCGGCAAGCACGTAGACCGCCCCATTGAAGACCTGGTGAAGGAAGCCAAGCGCCTGGCTAGCATGGGTACCAAGGAGCTGATTCTGATTGCCCAGGACCTGACCTACTACGGCCTGCAGCACTACGGCGAGCGGAAGCTGGCCGACCTGCTCCGCAACCTCTCCGATGTGAACGGCATCGACTGGATCCGGATGCAGTACGCCTATCCTTCGCAGTTCCCGCTGGATGCGCTGGACGTGATGAACGAGCGCAGCAACATCTGCAAGTACCTGGATATGCCCCTGCAGCATATTTCGGATAACATGCTGAAAACCATGCGTCGCGGCATCAGCAAGCGCCGCACCGTGGAGCTGGTGGACACCATTCGGCAGCGCGTGCCGGGCATTGCCCTGCGCACTACGCTCATTGCCGGCCACCCCGGTGAGACGCAGCAGGACTTCGAAGACCTTTACAACTTCGTAGAAGAAACCCGCTTCGACCGCCTGGGCATCTTCACCTACTCGCACGAGGACAACACGCACTCCTACACCCTGGAAGACAACGTGCCCGCCGACGTAAAGCAGGACCGCGCCGACCAGATTATGGAGCTGCAGCAGGGCATTTCCATGGAGCTGAACGAGCAGAAAGTAGGGCAGACCTACAAAGTGCTGTTCGACCGTAAAGAAAGCGGCTTCTTCGTGGGCCGCACCGAGTTCGACTCGCCGGAAGTAGACAACGAAGTGCTGGTGCCTGCCAACAAGGACACCCACGTGCGCCTCGGCGACTTCGCCACTGTGAAAATCAACGAAGCCTCTGACTTCGACCTCTACGGCGAGCTGGTGCGCTAA
- a CDS encoding phytanoyl-CoA dioxygenase family protein: MKAQINQREVEYRIEGETGPQQAQVLLADAVDLTAGTAWAAQGYTVAPFLSVDEQRQLQQGLEALVREALSNAGRPVAPDFPVNQYHQIVGDDRDLHLAVIHQTKEYRQERLPVPSALLEARVSELCGRPVRALNPWDGERFFHLRIVRPNRADNNPLHRDVWLPDYRDCLNIYVPVTGSTPDSSLTLVPGSHWWPENRTERTRGGAVYNGVAFTVPAVTAAAEPLEIIRPNPGPDEVLVFSPYLLHGGAVNLNPDETRISLEMRFWSAE; this comes from the coding sequence ATGAAAGCGCAGATAAATCAGCGGGAGGTAGAATATCGGATCGAAGGCGAAACCGGCCCCCAGCAGGCGCAGGTGCTGCTGGCCGATGCCGTTGACCTGACCGCCGGTACTGCTTGGGCCGCGCAGGGCTACACCGTGGCTCCGTTTCTGTCTGTCGATGAGCAGCGCCAATTGCAGCAAGGGCTGGAAGCCTTAGTGCGTGAGGCGCTGTCTAACGCCGGCCGGCCGGTAGCGCCGGATTTCCCGGTCAACCAGTATCATCAGATTGTCGGGGATGACCGGGACCTGCACCTAGCGGTCATCCATCAAACCAAAGAATACCGCCAGGAGCGCTTGCCCGTGCCGTCCGCTTTGCTGGAAGCGCGCGTCTCGGAGCTGTGCGGGAGGCCGGTACGGGCGTTGAACCCCTGGGACGGGGAGCGGTTTTTTCATCTGCGGATTGTGCGGCCCAACCGCGCCGACAACAACCCCCTGCACCGCGACGTGTGGCTCCCGGATTACCGGGACTGCCTCAATATTTACGTGCCCGTAACGGGCAGCACCCCGGATTCCTCCCTCACGCTGGTGCCGGGCAGCCACTGGTGGCCGGAAAACCGCACGGAGCGTACGCGGGGTGGGGCCGTATACAACGGGGTTGCCTTCACTGTGCCGGCTGTAACGGCTGCCGCCGAGCCCCTGGAAATCATTCGGCCCAACCCGGGCCCGGATGAGGTGTTGGTGTTCTCGCCTTATTTACTGCATGGCGGGGCCGTGAACCTGAATCCGGACGAAACGCGCATTTCGCTGGAAATGCGGTTTTGGTCGGCGGAATAA
- the bshC gene encoding bacillithiol biosynthesis cysteine-adding enzyme BshC, producing MSVTTLSYANTGAFSPLLTDYLAHHEALAPFYNRFPQLDEFAAQIEEKHASYTPEARQRLVAALREQYASLPSVHPAVQANLDLLAKETTFTITTGHQLNLLTGPLYFIYKIVTAVKLARQLKEKFPQYDFVPVYWMATEDHDFAEINHLNLFGKKYEWNAPETGGPVGRLALDGLKEELLDHLPADLPAAFREAYEQSATLAEAMRRLTHALFGELGLVSIDGDMPALKQALVPVLEKEIREQASNRTVQAANAQLEAAGYKPQIYSRPLNLFFLTDTGKRERLEYDAAQDCAQITVRNTGRCHTQEELLALVREHPEQFSPNVVLRPLYQEILLPNLCYIGGGAEVAYWFQLKGIFAENNVPFPILLLRNSAQYISKANAGKLRKLGLTATDIFRPLPELKKQVGATLGQEEISLKEQQEQLAAAFQSIADLAQRLDPTLVRTVAAEQQKVSGIVTGLEKRLSKASEAKHETAYSQLAALKEKLMPNGHLQEREDNVLSILINNPGFIQQLLEAFDPLALEFTVIEEE from the coding sequence ATGTCTGTTACGACCCTTAGTTACGCCAATACCGGCGCGTTTTCTCCCCTATTGACCGATTACCTGGCGCATCACGAAGCCTTGGCGCCGTTTTATAACCGCTTTCCACAGCTGGATGAATTTGCTGCTCAGATAGAAGAAAAGCACGCTTCTTATACGCCCGAAGCTCGGCAGCGCCTGGTAGCGGCCCTGCGCGAACAGTATGCTTCCTTGCCCAGCGTGCACCCCGCCGTACAGGCCAATTTGGACCTGCTGGCTAAGGAAACCACTTTCACCATCACCACTGGCCACCAGCTCAACCTGCTTACCGGGCCGCTGTATTTCATCTACAAGATTGTAACGGCCGTGAAGCTGGCCCGCCAACTCAAGGAGAAATTTCCGCAGTATGATTTCGTGCCGGTGTATTGGATGGCCACTGAGGATCACGACTTTGCCGAAATCAACCACCTCAACCTGTTTGGCAAGAAGTACGAGTGGAACGCCCCGGAAACGGGTGGCCCCGTAGGTCGCCTGGCGCTGGATGGCTTAAAGGAAGAGCTGCTGGATCACCTGCCCGCCGACCTGCCCGCGGCCTTCCGCGAGGCGTATGAGCAGTCGGCTACGCTGGCGGAAGCTATGCGCCGCCTTACGCACGCCCTGTTTGGGGAGTTGGGTTTGGTGAGCATCGACGGGGATATGCCCGCGCTAAAGCAGGCCCTGGTGCCGGTGCTGGAAAAGGAAATCCGGGAGCAGGCCTCTAACCGGACCGTGCAGGCCGCCAATGCGCAGCTGGAAGCCGCCGGCTACAAACCCCAGATCTATTCGCGCCCGCTTAACCTGTTCTTCCTGACGGATACCGGCAAGCGGGAGCGGCTGGAGTATGATGCCGCCCAGGACTGCGCCCAGATTACGGTGCGCAACACCGGCCGCTGCCACACACAGGAAGAGCTGCTGGCGCTGGTGCGCGAGCACCCCGAGCAGTTCAGCCCCAACGTGGTGCTGCGGCCCCTGTACCAGGAAATTCTACTGCCCAACCTCTGCTACATCGGCGGCGGGGCCGAAGTAGCCTACTGGTTTCAGCTGAAAGGCATATTTGCGGAGAACAACGTGCCATTCCCTATTCTACTGCTCCGCAACTCGGCACAGTACATCAGCAAGGCCAACGCGGGCAAGCTGCGCAAGCTGGGCCTCACGGCCACCGATATTTTCCGGCCGCTGCCCGAGCTGAAAAAGCAGGTGGGCGCTACCCTGGGTCAGGAAGAAATCAGCCTGAAAGAGCAGCAGGAGCAATTGGCCGCGGCCTTCCAAAGCATTGCCGACCTGGCCCAGCGCCTGGACCCCACGCTGGTGCGCACCGTGGCAGCCGAGCAGCAGAAGGTATCGGGTATTGTAACCGGGCTGGAAAAGCGCCTGAGCAAAGCCTCCGAGGCCAAGCACGAAACGGCCTACAGCCAGCTGGCGGCGCTAAAGGAAAAGCTGATGCCCAACGGGCACCTGCAGGAACGGGAGGATAACGTGCTGAGCATCCTCATCAACAACCCCGGCTTTATTCAGCAGCTGCTGGAGGCGTTTGATCCGCTGGCACTGGAGTTCACGGTGATTGAGGAAGAGTAA
- a CDS encoding 5-formyltetrahydrofolate cyclo-ligase, with protein MLKADLRRLMLERRRALPEAEVQRRSLALREQLLQHFPVAEWRWLHLFLPIPHHQEPDTWAIVNWIWEHQLPVRLAVGVVQPDGESLRHYELLPGRPLQTNRWGIPEPVAAPEVQPSQLDAVLVPLLAFDEQGHRVGYGKGFYDRFLQQCRPDALRIGVSMEPPIARITDSWAGDIPLHACLTPEQVWRFDA; from the coding sequence ATGCTGAAAGCTGATCTGCGCCGCCTGATGCTGGAACGTCGCCGTGCCCTGCCCGAGGCAGAGGTGCAGCGGCGCAGCCTGGCCCTGCGCGAGCAGTTACTGCAGCATTTTCCGGTAGCGGAGTGGCGGTGGCTGCATCTGTTCCTGCCCATTCCGCACCACCAGGAACCCGATACCTGGGCAATTGTCAACTGGATTTGGGAGCACCAGCTACCCGTGCGCCTAGCCGTGGGCGTGGTGCAGCCCGATGGCGAGAGCCTGCGCCACTACGAGCTGTTGCCCGGTAGGCCCCTGCAAACCAACCGCTGGGGCATTCCGGAACCGGTAGCTGCCCCGGAAGTGCAGCCCTCACAGCTGGACGCCGTGCTGGTGCCGTTACTGGCTTTTGATGAGCAGGGCCACCGCGTAGGCTACGGCAAAGGCTTCTACGACCGGTTTCTGCAGCAGTGCCGCCCCGATGCCCTGCGCATCGGGGTGAGCATGGAGCCTCCCATTGCCCGCATTACGGACAGCTGGGCGGGCGATATTCCGCTGCACGCCTGCCTCACGCCGGAGCAGGTATGGCGTTTTGATGCCTAG
- a CDS encoding ExbD/TolR family protein, producing the protein MAEIQAAPAARSGKPRVKKNAFRLDMTPMVDLAFLLLTFFMLTTTFNKPTVMQLHMPVKGKETPLQQSRVMTLILDKRSQVHYFFGLNSETDPTVAKTKLHTTDFGANGLRQALLQRQQQDPATVVLIKTTADAKYRDMVDALDEMNITNQQKYALVDLSPADRTLLQKHGF; encoded by the coding sequence ATGGCCGAAATTCAAGCTGCTCCCGCTGCCCGTAGTGGCAAACCCCGCGTGAAGAAGAATGCCTTCCGTCTCGATATGACCCCGATGGTGGATCTGGCTTTCCTGCTGCTCACGTTCTTCATGCTGACCACCACCTTCAACAAGCCCACGGTGATGCAGCTCCACATGCCCGTCAAAGGCAAAGAAACGCCCCTCCAACAAAGCCGGGTAATGACGCTGATTCTGGATAAGCGCAGCCAGGTGCACTATTTTTTCGGCCTGAATTCAGAAACCGACCCTACCGTAGCCAAAACCAAGCTGCATACCACCGACTTCGGGGCTAACGGGCTGCGGCAGGCGCTGCTCCAGCGGCAGCAGCAAGACCCCGCTACGGTGGTCCTGATTAAGACCACTGCTGATGCCAAATACCGGGATATGGTTGATGCCCTGGACGAAATGAATATCACCAATCAGCAGAAATATGCCCTGGTGGATTTAAGCCCCGCCGACCGCACCCTGCTGCAGAAGCACGGCTTCTAG
- a CDS encoding GDYXXLXY domain-containing protein: MRKWLFRKRAAFTGARHWLLLLVAVQVLFLLAVAAAGYATRAYGQTIVLRTTPLDPRDFLYGDYVRLRFTISQLPLSLWREAGPIPRRGKPVYVLLRPAGAAYEAIGVYAQAPATPAGTVVLRGWIGHSRRRKLVLRYNLEKYYVPEGTGRTLERLGARHPLLVHVSIAPWGQARITRVAEDSTTRFSN, from the coding sequence ATGAGAAAGTGGCTGTTTCGGAAGCGGGCGGCGTTTACGGGAGCCCGTCACTGGCTGCTCCTGCTGGTAGCCGTACAGGTGCTGTTTCTGCTGGCCGTGGCGGCGGCCGGCTACGCTACCCGCGCCTATGGCCAAACCATAGTGCTACGCACCACGCCCCTGGATCCGCGCGACTTCCTGTACGGCGACTACGTGCGGCTGCGCTTTACCATCAGCCAGCTGCCCCTGAGCCTGTGGCGCGAAGCCGGGCCGATACCACGCCGGGGCAAGCCCGTGTACGTGCTGCTGCGCCCGGCAGGGGCAGCCTATGAGGCCATAGGCGTGTATGCGCAGGCGCCCGCCACGCCGGCCGGCACGGTGGTGCTACGTGGCTGGATAGGCCATAGCCGGCGGCGCAAGCTGGTACTGCGCTACAACCTGGAGAAATACTACGTACCCGAAGGCACCGGGCGCACCCTGGAACGGCTGGGCGCCCGGCACCCGCTTCTGGTGCACGTCAGCATTGCGCCCTGGGGGCAGGCGCGCATTACCCGGGTGGCAGAGGACTCCACCACCCGGTTTAGCAACTAG
- a CDS encoding DUF2157 domain-containing protein → MSRKLLETEGPAWVQKGIISPEQHQQLLDLYPIDKQAIGLLPLLGSLLVGLSALSLVAANWQGLPEFVRLGLLLLSMIAAYATGDYFLRRGNGAVGIGLTGLGLILFGAGIVLVSQMYQLIGYDVTGLLAWAVAGVALTFLYRSRFLFILTVVIGGIVQGYNTGELGAFSVAAAVLTAGGLGYYWWRHPDALLAGVLATGILWQAGLLIGLLHVKITWFFVPAMLIYAAGDWQPDRPAGRALQGPPLVAAFLFMLGLALYGEAGSYTELLRPPLWAYLSAMGVVLLISLAGKRARGRLSSATDWLLLLPGFYFPGGLPLAVAALVVLYAYSGSLLVRAHQERNPDRISLGTMLFILTTMVAYFKLTWEFMDKSLFFLIGGLLLLGLSWYLRRRNKHTLNSDSSRS, encoded by the coding sequence ATGAGTCGAAAGCTGCTGGAAACAGAGGGCCCAGCGTGGGTGCAGAAAGGTATTATTAGCCCGGAGCAGCATCAGCAACTTCTGGACCTCTACCCCATCGATAAACAAGCCATTGGCCTGCTGCCACTACTGGGCAGTTTGCTGGTGGGTTTGAGCGCGCTTAGTCTGGTAGCCGCTAACTGGCAAGGCCTACCGGAGTTTGTCCGCCTGGGACTGCTGCTGCTTTCCATGATTGCGGCCTACGCCACCGGCGACTATTTCCTGCGCCGCGGCAACGGGGCCGTAGGTATTGGGCTGACGGGTTTGGGGTTGATTCTCTTCGGAGCGGGCATTGTGCTGGTCAGCCAGATGTACCAGCTTATCGGATACGATGTGACGGGGCTGCTGGCCTGGGCCGTGGCGGGCGTGGCCCTCACGTTTCTGTATCGCAGCCGGTTTCTGTTCATTCTCACGGTCGTTATCGGGGGCATTGTGCAGGGCTATAACACCGGCGAGCTGGGCGCCTTCAGCGTAGCGGCGGCCGTGCTCACGGCCGGCGGGCTGGGCTACTACTGGTGGCGCCACCCCGATGCCCTGCTAGCCGGCGTGCTGGCCACCGGCATTCTGTGGCAGGCCGGGTTGCTCATTGGGCTGCTGCACGTCAAAATCACCTGGTTCTTCGTGCCCGCCATGCTGATTTATGCGGCCGGCGACTGGCAACCCGACCGCCCCGCCGGCCGGGCCCTGCAAGGACCGCCGCTGGTGGCTGCGTTTCTCTTTATGCTGGGGCTGGCCCTGTACGGCGAGGCCGGGAGCTACACCGAACTGCTGCGCCCGCCGCTGTGGGCGTACTTGAGCGCTATGGGCGTTGTGCTGCTGATTTCCCTGGCCGGCAAGCGTGCCCGCGGCCGCCTGAGCAGCGCCACCGACTGGCTGCTGCTCCTGCCGGGCTTTTACTTTCCCGGCGGGCTGCCACTGGCCGTGGCCGCGCTGGTGGTGCTCTACGCGTATTCCGGCAGCCTGCTGGTGCGCGCCCACCAGGAGCGAAACCCCGACCGCATCAGTCTGGGTACCATGCTGTTTATTCTGACCACCATGGTGGCCTACTTCAAGCTTACCTGGGAGTTCATGGATAAGTCGTTGTTCTTCCTGATTGGTGGTTTGCTGCTGCTGGGCCTGAGCTGGTACCTGCGCCGCCGCAACAAGCATACGCTCAACTCTGACTCTTCGCGCTCATGA
- the mnmD gene encoding tRNA (5-methylaminomethyl-2-thiouridine)(34)-methyltransferase MnmD: protein MMSKDEFAATPKVEVRTTGDGSSTLYVPALNEHYHSTHGAVQEAMHVYLGAGLEPALANATAPVRVLEIGFGTGLNALLTLQRSLTSPVLIEYDTIEKYPLPPEVISQLGIERYILNPELQQYHEQLHAAAWNTPVRVAPQLLLRKIVGALQETELAPNHYHVIYFDAFAPEKQPDMWTEEVFAQLYAATAPDGCLVSYCAKGSFKRSLRAAGWQVEKIPGPPGKREMTRAWKRE, encoded by the coding sequence ATGATGAGCAAGGATGAATTTGCGGCGACACCAAAGGTAGAGGTTCGGACCACCGGCGACGGTTCCAGCACCTTATACGTGCCCGCCCTGAACGAGCATTACCACAGCACCCACGGGGCAGTGCAGGAAGCCATGCACGTGTATCTGGGCGCGGGGCTGGAACCCGCACTAGCCAACGCTACGGCCCCGGTGCGGGTGCTGGAAATTGGCTTCGGCACCGGCCTGAACGCCCTGCTCACCCTCCAGCGCAGCCTTACGTCCCCGGTGCTCATTGAATACGATACCATTGAGAAATACCCGTTGCCGCCTGAGGTTATCAGCCAACTGGGCATTGAGCGCTACATTCTGAATCCGGAATTGCAACAGTACCACGAGCAGTTGCACGCTGCCGCCTGGAATACCCCGGTACGCGTTGCTCCGCAGTTGCTGCTCCGAAAAATAGTTGGCGCGCTGCAGGAAACCGAGCTAGCGCCCAACCACTACCACGTTATCTACTTCGATGCTTTCGCACCGGAAAAGCAGCCGGATATGTGGACGGAAGAGGTATTTGCCCAGCTCTACGCTGCTACCGCGCCAGATGGCTGCCTGGTGAGTTACTGCGCCAAAGGCTCCTTTAAGCGCAGTCTGCGGGCTGCGGGCTGGCAGGTGGAGAAGATTCCCGGGCCTCCTGGTAAAAGGGAGATGACGCGGGCGTGGAAGCGAGAATAG
- a CDS encoding thioesterase family protein, whose translation MPRVKVALPASFLLTVQVPVRITDLNYGAHLGNDALLSILHEARVQFLQHLGHPEFDPATKTGHIMADVAIEYKGEGFYGDTLHIQLAADDLSKYGFDLVYWVRNQDGKEVARAKTGMLCFDYNTRKLLPLTEEYAQKLRGE comes from the coding sequence ATGCCCCGTGTAAAAGTAGCTCTCCCCGCTTCATTCCTCCTCACGGTGCAGGTGCCCGTGCGCATCACCGACCTGAACTACGGCGCCCACCTTGGCAACGATGCCCTGCTGAGCATTCTGCACGAAGCCCGCGTGCAGTTCCTGCAGCACCTGGGCCACCCCGAGTTCGACCCCGCTACTAAAACCGGCCACATCATGGCCGACGTAGCCATCGAATACAAAGGCGAAGGCTTCTACGGCGACACCCTCCATATCCAGCTCGCCGCCGACGACCTCAGCAAATACGGCTTCGACCTGGTGTACTGGGTGCGCAACCAGGACGGCAAGGAAGTAGCCCGCGCCAAAACCGGCATGCTCTGCTTTGATTACAACACCCGCAAGCTCCTGCCCCTCACGGAAGAGTACGCGCAGAAATTGCGGGGAGAGTAG
- the rlmN gene encoding 23S rRNA (adenine(2503)-C(2))-methyltransferase RlmN, whose product MIDLPVVSKRDIRKLTPDELKAFMVEHGEKPFRAKQVLEWLWKNTAGTFEEMNNISLATRELLVKYFVINGVQVQNQQLSNDGTIKSAFRLYDGNIVEGVLIPHDTRMTACISSQVGCSLTCKFCATGYMDRKRNLEAAEIYDQVVRIKEQCESQYGTPLTNIVYMGMGEPLLNYANVVKSIERITAPDGLNMAPRRITVSTAGIAKMIKKLADDGVKANLALSLHAPNDTKRNEIMPINEANSLASLKDALKHYHQVTGRKVTYEYIVFESFNDTLEDAEELFQISKWIPCKVNLIEYNPIENADYKNTGEAKLMAFLKYLADRGVQTNLRRSRGKDIDAACGQLAVKEKPAAV is encoded by the coding sequence ATGATTGACCTGCCTGTAGTTTCCAAGCGCGACATTCGCAAACTCACCCCCGACGAGCTCAAAGCCTTTATGGTGGAGCACGGCGAGAAGCCTTTCCGCGCCAAGCAGGTGCTGGAGTGGCTGTGGAAGAACACGGCGGGTACGTTTGAGGAGATGAACAACATCTCGCTGGCCACGCGCGAGCTGCTGGTCAAGTACTTTGTTATCAACGGGGTACAGGTTCAGAATCAGCAGCTCAGCAACGACGGCACCATCAAATCGGCGTTCCGGCTGTATGATGGCAACATTGTGGAAGGCGTGCTCATTCCGCACGACACGCGCATGACGGCGTGCATCTCCTCGCAGGTGGGCTGCTCGCTCACGTGCAAGTTCTGCGCCACCGGCTACATGGACCGCAAGCGCAACCTGGAAGCTGCTGAAATCTACGACCAGGTAGTACGCATTAAGGAGCAGTGCGAATCTCAGTACGGCACACCGCTTACCAACATTGTGTACATGGGCATGGGCGAGCCGCTGCTGAACTACGCCAACGTAGTAAAAAGCATTGAGCGCATTACCGCCCCCGACGGCCTGAACATGGCCCCGCGCCGCATCACGGTCAGCACCGCCGGCATTGCTAAAATGATTAAAAAGCTGGCCGATGACGGCGTGAAGGCCAACCTGGCCCTCTCGCTGCACGCGCCCAACGATACCAAGCGCAACGAAATCATGCCCATCAACGAAGCCAATTCCCTGGCCTCCTTGAAGGATGCGCTCAAGCACTACCACCAGGTAACCGGCCGCAAAGTCACTTACGAGTACATTGTATTCGAGAGCTTTAACGACACGCTGGAGGATGCCGAGGAGCTGTTCCAGATTTCGAAGTGGATTCCCTGCAAGGTGAATCTCATCGAGTACAACCCCATCGAAAACGCCGACTACAAAAACACCGGTGAGGCCAAGCTGATGGCCTTCCTGAAGTACCTGGCCGACCGGGGCGTGCAAACCAACCTGCGCCGCTCGCGCGGCAAGGATATTGACGCTGCCTGCGGCCAGCTGGCCGTGAAGGAAAAGCCGGCTGCAGTTTAA